A window of Panicum virgatum strain AP13 chromosome 8K, P.virgatum_v5, whole genome shotgun sequence contains these coding sequences:
- the LOC120644512 gene encoding transcription factor ICE1-like → MLPPFGNPLWTPDGCGAQQQDAPPPTPMMLGATQPLGHEPQQNLLSLAQASADLRGGVFSAPPVVDDEWYFNSAAGAGAQGSLLLAPPGEGAPGLLSLGAASSQMFSLFNMGGGGAPYDLHGFDLGLSGGGGGVTGGELVSFAGAGSVSNSAPLPLIPAGNAGFLGSFGGFGTAPTQMPEFGGLGGFDMFNNGAGAGAGCSAPAPPASASLAAPFSARGKAAVLRPLEIFPPVGVQPTLFQKRALRRNAGEEDDDKKRKAEALAAAAGASSAGGGDMVLEDADDDDGGSIDGSGLNYDSEDARGVEESGKKDDKDSNANSTVTAGGAGDGKGKRKGMPAKNLMAERRRRKKLNDRLYMLRSVVPKISKMDRASILGDAIEYLKELLQKINDLQNELESPPSTASLPPTPTSFHPLTPTLPTLPSRVKEELGTSALPSPTSQQPRVEVRMREGRAVNIHMFCARRPGLLLNAMKAIEGLGLDVQQAVASCFNGFTLDVFKAELCKDGPGLLPEEIKTVLMQSTGFHGVM, encoded by the exons ATGCTGCCGCCGTTCGGCAACCCGCTCTGGACACCGGACGGCTGCGGCGCGCAGCAGcaggacgcgccgccgccgacgcccatgATGCTGGGGGCGACGCAGCCGCTGGGGCACGAGCCGCAGCAGAACCTCCTGTCCCTGGCCCAAGCGTCCGCCGACCTGCGGGGCGGGGTTTTCAGCGCGCCGCCGGTGGTCGACGACGAGTGGTACTTCAactcggcggccggcgccggcgcgcaggGGTCCCTGCTCCTGGCGCCgccgggggagggggcgccgggGCTGCTGTCGCTCGGGGCCGCCTCGTCGCAGATGTTCTCGCTCTTcaacatgggcggcggcggcgcgccgtacgacctccacgggttcgacctcggcctctccggcggcggcggcggcgtgaccgGGGGCGAGCTGGTCTCGTTTGCCGGCGCCGGGAGCGTGTCGAATTCCGCGCCTTTGCCCCTGATCCCGGCGGGGAACGCCGGCTTCCTCGGCTCGTTCGGCGGCTTCGGCACCGCGCCGACGCAAATGCCGGAGttcggcggcctcggcgggtTCGACATGTTCAAcaacggcgccggcgctggcgccggctgctccgccccggcGCCCCCCGCCTCGGCGTCCCTGGCGGCGCCGTTCTCCGCGCGCGGGAAGGCGGCGGTGCTCCGCCCGCTGGAGATCTTCCCGCCCGTGGGCGTGCAGCCGACGCTGTTCCAGAAGCGCGCGCTCCGCCGcaacgccggcgaggaggacgacgacaagaagcgcaaggcggaggccctcgccgcggccgcgggggcgTCCTCGGCTGGTGGTGGTGACATGGTGCTGGAGGAcgccgacgatgacgacggcgggAGCATCGACGGGTCCGGGCTCAACTACGACTCGGAGGACGCGAGGGGCGTCGAGGAGAGCGGCAAGAAGGACGACAAGGACTCCAACGCCAACAGCACGGTGACCGCCGGTGGCGCGGGCGATGGGAAGGGCAAGAGGAAGGGGATGCCGGCCAAGAACCTCATGGCGGAGCGCCGTCGCCGGAAGAAGCTCAATGATCGACTCTACATGCTGCGGTCCGTCGTCCCCAAGATCAGCAAG ATGGACAGGGCTTCAATTCTTGGAGACGCAATTGAGTACCTGAAGGAGCTGCTGCAGAAGATCAATGATCTTCAGAATGAGCTTGAGTCACCCCCTTCCACAGCCTCACTGCCTCCAACACCCACAAGCTTCCACCCTCTGACTCCAACGCTGCCCACTCTGCCGTCTCGTGTGAAGGAAGAGCTGGGCACAAGTGCATTGCCAAGCCCTACTTCTCAGCAACCTAGG GTTGAGGTAAGGATGAGGGAAGGCCGAGCGGTCAACATCCACATGTTCTGCGCTCGCAGGCCTGGTCTTCTGCTTAATGCTATGAAGGCGATCGAAGGCCTTGGCCTCGACGTCCAGCAGGCTGTTGCCAGTTGCTTCAATGGATTCACCCTAGACGTCTTCAAGGCTGAG CTCTGCAAGGATGGCCCTGGGCTCCTGCCAGAAGAAATCAAGACCGTCCTCATGCAATCTACCGGGTTCCATGGCGTGATGTAG